In a single window of the Deltaproteobacteria bacterium genome:
- a CDS encoding response regulator transcription factor — translation MAPIKVVLADDHTLFREGLKRLLARQRDLLVTGEAERAEEVGPAVVTGQADVLLLDLRMPGGEAVQTLLRLRQELPETGCLILTAYEDPDSIVDTAKAGARGYMLKDAAPEALFQAIRTIHEGGLWIDEKLPRAAEFAAIAAAQYNAEPPPDEMPGLKSLSRRELEVLTLLADGCSNDEIANRTFISERTVRAHVTSIFAKLRVDNRVKAALAFLRDPPTPPVSLSPRRPGGPPRGR, via the coding sequence ATGGCACCCATAAAGGTGGTTTTAGCCGACGATCATACACTGTTTCGCGAGGGATTGAAACGGCTTCTGGCGCGGCAACGGGACCTGCTGGTGACCGGCGAGGCGGAGCGGGCGGAGGAGGTAGGACCGGCGGTGGTGACGGGGCAGGCGGACGTGCTGCTGCTGGATCTCCGGATGCCTGGGGGTGAAGCGGTCCAGACGTTGCTGCGGCTCAGGCAGGAGCTCCCCGAAACCGGCTGCCTGATCCTTACCGCGTACGAGGATCCGGACAGCATCGTCGATACCGCCAAGGCCGGCGCCAGGGGCTACATGCTGAAGGACGCCGCGCCGGAGGCGCTGTTCCAGGCCATCCGGACGATCCACGAAGGCGGTCTGTGGATCGACGAGAAGCTGCCCAGGGCGGCGGAGTTCGCTGCCATTGCCGCGGCGCAATACAACGCGGAGCCGCCCCCGGACGAGATGCCCGGGCTCAAGAGCCTCTCCCGGCGTGAACTGGAAGTGCTGACCCTCTTGGCCGACGGATGCAGCAACGACGAGATCGCCAACCGGACGTTCATCAGTGAGCGCACGGTCCGGGCGCACGTGACCAGCATCTTCGCCAAGCTCAGGGTGGACAACCGCGTCAAGGCCGCCCTAGCGTTCCTGCGGGACCCCCCCACGCCGCCCGTTTCCCTCTCTCCTCGTCGACCCGGCGGACCACCGCGAGGCCGATGA
- a CDS encoding MFS transporter, translating to MPTPRRTILAWCLYDFANSAFTTLVVTFIYAAFFTKVIAPDEVTGTWLWSRSVSITAVAVALLSPFLGVLADRGGYRKRFLGFFTLVAVLGTTLLYTATPGEVVKALFWFTVANIAFEMGGVFYNAFLPDIAAPDRIGRVSGYGWALGYVGGLSALGMALVGFVDADTPWFGFSKEGYQHLRATNLLVAGWFAVFSLPLFLWVRERPARPGASGAPLADSARQLVRTLREIRRYPDIFRLLLARLFYADGLNTIFAFGGIYAAGTFGFTFEELLFFGIVLNVAAGAGAFGLGFVDDWLGGKRTIQISLLGFIAATVTALLTGRRALFWAAGLLIGLCGGPNQAASRSLMGRFVPEDKRNEFYGLFAFSGKATAFMGPFLLGELTRLFGSQRAGMAVVLVFFVIGLAVVRRVDEERGKRAAWGGPAGTLGRP from the coding sequence ATGCCCACCCCCCGCCGCACCATCCTCGCCTGGTGCCTCTACGATTTCGCCAACTCAGCCTTCACCACCCTCGTGGTGACGTTCATCTACGCCGCGTTCTTCACCAAGGTCATCGCCCCCGACGAGGTCACCGGCACCTGGCTGTGGTCCCGGAGCGTCAGCATCACCGCCGTCGCGGTGGCCTTGCTGTCCCCGTTCCTGGGCGTCCTCGCCGACCGCGGCGGCTACCGCAAACGCTTCCTCGGGTTCTTCACGCTGGTGGCCGTCCTCGGCACGACGCTCCTCTACACGGCCACGCCCGGAGAGGTGGTCAAGGCGCTGTTCTGGTTCACCGTGGCCAATATCGCTTTCGAGATGGGCGGGGTCTTCTACAACGCCTTCCTGCCGGACATCGCCGCGCCGGACCGCATCGGGCGCGTGTCGGGTTACGGCTGGGCTCTGGGCTACGTCGGCGGCCTGAGCGCCCTGGGAATGGCGCTGGTGGGCTTCGTGGACGCCGACACCCCGTGGTTCGGTTTCTCGAAGGAAGGCTACCAGCACCTCCGCGCCACGAACCTGCTGGTGGCCGGGTGGTTCGCCGTGTTCAGCCTGCCGCTGTTCCTGTGGGTGCGCGAGCGCCCGGCCCGCCCCGGCGCCTCGGGCGCGCCGCTCGCCGACTCCGCGCGCCAGCTTGTCCGCACCCTGCGCGAGATCCGCCGCTACCCGGACATCTTCCGCCTGCTCCTTGCCCGCCTCTTCTACGCCGACGGCCTCAACACGATCTTCGCCTTCGGCGGCATCTACGCCGCCGGCACCTTCGGCTTCACCTTCGAGGAGCTCCTGTTCTTCGGCATCGTGCTCAACGTGGCCGCGGGCGCCGGCGCCTTCGGCCTGGGTTTCGTGGACGACTGGCTGGGGGGAAAGCGCACCATCCAGATCAGCCTGTTGGGCTTCATCGCCGCCACCGTGACCGCCCTGCTCACCGGCCGGCGCGCGCTCTTCTGGGCGGCGGGTCTGCTCATCGGCCTGTGCGGCGGCCCCAACCAGGCGGCCAGCCGCTCCCTCATGGGCCGCTTCGTTCCCGAGGACAAGAGGAACGAGTTCTATGGACTCTTCGCCTTCTCGGGCAAGGCAACGGCCTTCATGGGGCCGTTCCTGCTGGGCGAGTTGACGCGCCTCTTCGGCTCCCAGCGCGCCGGCATGGCCGTGGTGCTGGTCTTCTTCGTCATCGGCCTCGCGGTGGTCCGCCGGGTCGACGAGGAGAGAGGGAAACGGGCGGCGTGGGGGGGTCCCGCAGGAACGCTAGGGCGGCCTTGA
- a CDS encoding YHS domain-containing protein yields MVAALFVTALLATAGTALALDPVFATYLGGAIRGYDPVAYHTEGKPVAGKRAHRVEWKGATWSFASAGNKALFEGDPEKYAPRYGGYCAWAVSQGYTASIDPDAWSIVDGKLYLNFSLGVREQWSGDIPGNIAKGDVNWPKLLAGK; encoded by the coding sequence ATGGTGGCCGCGCTTTTTGTCACGGCACTGCTTGCGACGGCGGGGACGGCCTTGGCGCTCGACCCGGTGTTCGCGACCTATCTCGGCGGCGCCATCCGGGGGTACGACCCGGTGGCCTACCATACCGAGGGCAAGCCGGTGGCGGGCAAGCGCGCCCATCGGGTCGAATGGAAGGGAGCGACCTGGTCGTTTGCCAGCGCCGGGAACAAGGCGCTGTTCGAGGGCGACCCGGAGAAATACGCGCCCAGGTACGGGGGCTATTGCGCGTGGGCGGTGAGCCAGGGGTACACGGCGTCCATCGATCCGGATGCCTGGAGCATCGTGGACGGCAAGCTCTACCTCAATTTCAGTCTCGGGGTGCGGGAACAGTGGTCCGGGGATATACCCGGCAACATCGCCAAGGGCGACGTCAACTGGCCCAAGCTGCTCGCCGGCAAATAA